The Acidobacteriota bacterium genome has a segment encoding these proteins:
- a CDS encoding tetratricopeptide repeat protein, with protein sequence MLKSKTFIFSAGSVAILFSLFIFRYSIAQDAETLFHHQIEGEIALANEQYESAIEHVREQIRFYPTGHYETFALYDKIGRIYWKHLDDYPAAVRAYARGRNWITLLDLLEESRKKAEKFVDLLPNAPKGAASNQSSAKDKALSDPPGEAAFRKAILEAVPGLCEEDVQPFSCGRFFWGNDERPRKARLQQALGCYEEAARAFSEIYAEDMTNHHVYFQKRINEIYAKYPALAAVSPFEHPETLKALRREHPEDADLGEMEAFLNLVLGVLEEVKQDKTKHLQRTHLKRFESFYKSYPESEWLVLGPHWANAWQRSSGRPWVGKKLLTGMPYWVYEHSKNTFFRAMVKPRQGRNAISCDEECERVVQPYLQQIPADEIRNAVFIVSNLDCPGFDSLLCKLERIYETDGGALDALPSSEAKRDILYFYLKDFLKATKGYGYGHPSSLVRKTSRPLPTIDSLQKISTPARRLWEGEKLGREAFFELEAYPDRGRGTQKLLERGQLARFYTQRQFLDYVLRICRRMFQDFPEVPKREDILHHIVEAVAYHSPDEERLLGIVAWLEKEFPDYPMPATLFFAIAELYRGEERYKEALAYYLKAADAPAESGEAARHFLYVGSTYAYLGEWEEALTWWEKAARHPCSDTAYHYTQQDAAKKLAEYYRSQGEYRKAFEASAPVSLAGEDCTGALGGQRMDRIARLFDDWTRFEDPETVVSLLERRLASLQRGTWWRVPLRVGEIYRRLGWLERLRKFIAEHASKDTEPDIGELSPFATLAGELSLFAALEKYLALVEQHGNASLKDVVAELQQASKPLKEKRGLSAEDQFKVGFLYQELKRFKPEKRARLIQSLLEEAPPPPPPAELLRALAETEHPEALCYLAEKSVATRDPAYLGVLSVLPPFVKLPCMETVLTEAQKDDPAFRQIRARLRGHLKRMWGR encoded by the coding sequence ATGCTCAAGAGCAAAACGTTTATCTTCTCGGCAGGCTCCGTTGCGATTCTCTTCTCGCTTTTCATTTTTCGCTATTCCATCGCCCAAGATGCCGAGACCCTGTTCCACCACCAGATTGAGGGGGAAATTGCTCTTGCGAACGAGCAATACGAATCGGCCATAGAGCACGTTCGTGAACAGATTCGCTTCTATCCTACGGGGCACTACGAAACGTTCGCCCTTTACGACAAGATAGGGCGAATTTACTGGAAGCACTTGGATGATTATCCGGCCGCCGTTCGAGCCTATGCCCGAGGCCGGAATTGGATAACACTCCTTGATCTTCTTGAGGAGAGCAGGAAAAAAGCGGAAAAATTTGTAGACCTATTGCCGAACGCGCCGAAGGGCGCTGCCTCGAACCAAAGCAGCGCGAAGGACAAAGCGCTCAGTGATCCTCCGGGTGAAGCCGCGTTCCGAAAGGCGATCCTCGAAGCGGTTCCCGGACTTTGCGAGGAAGACGTTCAACCGTTCTCTTGCGGACGCTTCTTCTGGGGGAATGATGAGCGCCCCAGAAAAGCACGCCTGCAACAGGCCTTGGGATGCTACGAGGAAGCGGCGCGGGCTTTCTCGGAGATTTACGCGGAAGACATGACGAATCACCACGTATATTTTCAAAAGCGCATCAACGAAATCTATGCGAAATATCCTGCTCTGGCTGCCGTTTCTCCTTTCGAACATCCCGAGACGCTCAAGGCACTGCGCCGGGAGCATCCCGAGGACGCTGACCTCGGGGAGATGGAGGCTTTCCTCAATTTGGTGTTGGGGGTGCTTGAAGAGGTCAAGCAGGATAAAACCAAACATCTTCAAAGGACGCATCTCAAACGGTTCGAGTCGTTTTACAAAAGCTACCCCGAGAGCGAATGGCTTGTCCTCGGCCCGCACTGGGCGAACGCGTGGCAGCGGTCATCGGGCCGTCCCTGGGTCGGCAAGAAGCTGCTCACGGGCATGCCCTACTGGGTTTACGAGCACTCGAAAAATACTTTCTTTCGGGCCATGGTCAAACCCCGTCAGGGCCGAAACGCTATTTCCTGTGACGAGGAATGCGAGCGTGTCGTTCAGCCGTACTTACAGCAAATCCCGGCCGACGAAATCCGCAATGCCGTGTTCATAGTCAGTAACCTTGATTGCCCAGGTTTCGATTCTCTCCTATGCAAACTCGAGCGGATATACGAGACAGACGGGGGTGCCTTGGATGCTCTGCCGTCCAGTGAAGCGAAGCGAGACATCCTCTACTTTTACCTCAAAGATTTCCTAAAGGCCACAAAAGGCTACGGCTACGGCCACCCCTCCTCACTGGTCCGCAAAACGTCCCGTCCCCTTCCAACGATTGACAGCCTCCAGAAAATCTCCACCCCTGCCCGGAGGTTGTGGGAGGGCGAAAAGCTCGGAAGGGAAGCGTTCTTCGAACTCGAGGCCTATCCTGACAGGGGAAGGGGAACGCAGAAACTACTGGAGCGGGGGCAGCTCGCTCGATTCTACACCCAGCGCCAGTTTTTGGACTACGTTCTGCGCATTTGCCGACGCATGTTTCAGGATTTTCCCGAGGTTCCGAAGCGAGAGGATATCCTGCACCATATAGTGGAGGCAGTTGCGTACCACTCACCGGATGAGGAAAGACTTTTGGGCATCGTGGCGTGGCTTGAGAAGGAATTCCCGGATTACCCGATGCCTGCCACGCTTTTCTTTGCCATCGCGGAGCTTTACCGCGGTGAGGAGAGATACAAGGAAGCCCTGGCCTATTACCTCAAGGCGGCGGACGCGCCGGCCGAAAGCGGCGAGGCGGCGCGGCACTTCCTCTACGTGGGCAGTACGTACGCTTATCTGGGTGAGTGGGAAGAAGCCCTCACTTGGTGGGAGAAGGCCGCCCGGCACCCATGTTCCGATACGGCGTATCATTATACGCAGCAAGACGCTGCCAAGAAGCTGGCGGAGTATTATCGAAGCCAAGGGGAATACCGCAAAGCCTTCGAAGCCTCGGCACCGGTGAGCTTGGCGGGTGAAGACTGCACGGGTGCCCTCGGAGGTCAGCGCATGGACCGCATCGCCCGCCTTTTTGACGATTGGACCCGTTTCGAAGACCCCGAAACGGTGGTCTCTTTGCTGGAGCGCCGCCTGGCATCCCTACAGCGCGGCACATGGTGGAGAGTTCCTTTACGGGTCGGGGAAATCTATCGCCGTCTTGGCTGGCTGGAGCGATTGCGGAAATTTATTGCAGAGCACGCATCCAAGGACACTGAGCCGGATATCGGAGAACTGTCGCCCTTTGCTACTTTAGCTGGAGAACTGTCGCTCTTTGCTGCTTTAGAAAAGTATCTTGCCCTGGTGGAGCAGCATGGCAACGCGTCGCTCAAGGATGTCGTGGCTGAGCTGCAACAAGCGTCAAAACCCCTCAAGGAAAAGCGTGGTCTTTCAGCGGAAGACCAGTTCAAAGTGGGATTTCTTTACCAGGAATTAAAACGGTTCAAGCCTGAAAAAAGGGCTCGCTTAATCCAAAGCCTACTGGAAGAAGCTCCGCCCCCCCCTCCGCCGGCAGAGCTTTTGAGGGCACTCGCGGAAACGGAGCATCCTGAAGCGCTCTGCTACCTTGCTGAAAAATCGGTGGCGACGAGGGATCCGGCTTACCTTGGCGTATTATCGGTTCTCCCGCCTTTTGTGAAGCTCCCATGTATGGAGACCGTTTTGACCGAAGCGCAGAAAGACGATCCTGCTTTTCGGCAGATAAGGGCCCGGCTGCGGGGACACCTTAAGCGGATGTGGGGAAGGTGA
- a CDS encoding aminomethyltransferase family protein: MGKTTPFHSRTSALCKSNKWIDWGGYAVVDSYGVTHEEEYLAIRESTGMIDVSGLFKYRVRGRDAVPFVNRLITRDIRKCKIGQVFYTPLCDEEGKVTDEGPVLRYGENEFVFTMTRLLGRWLDEHAVGMDVTIEDESEPVATLALQGPTSRDLMKQVCDADMDALKFWYFTRAKIAGVDVDISRTGYTGDLGYELWLPAESAEKLWDVFMAEGKPFGLKPNGMLAMLTARVEAGLIMMEGDYISCHRAPIPELKYSPFELGLDWTVKLEREGFIGREALVEEKRKGSPRKLVGFIVDWDDYTRVHEAAGVKPELPIVPWGECERYALRLDGKRIGWATSAVWSPMIKQYVGFGTIETAHAQIGKKLHMDVEVGGEDKQVAVTQAKLPFYDPPRKRA, encoded by the coding sequence ATGGGAAAAACGACGCCATTCCACTCCCGCACCTCGGCCCTATGCAAGAGCAACAAGTGGATAGACTGGGGCGGCTACGCCGTGGTGGATTCCTACGGGGTGACTCACGAGGAGGAATACCTCGCCATCCGCGAGTCGACCGGCATGATCGACGTCTCGGGGCTTTTCAAGTACCGGGTCCGCGGCCGCGACGCGGTCCCCTTCGTCAACCGGCTCATCACGAGGGACATCCGGAAATGCAAGATCGGGCAGGTGTTCTACACGCCCCTGTGCGACGAGGAAGGAAAGGTGACCGACGAGGGGCCCGTGCTGCGCTACGGCGAAAACGAATTCGTCTTCACGATGACCAGGCTCCTCGGGCGGTGGCTCGACGAGCACGCCGTCGGCATGGACGTCACGATCGAGGACGAGAGCGAACCCGTGGCCACCCTGGCCCTCCAGGGCCCCACGTCCCGCGACCTCATGAAGCAGGTGTGCGACGCCGACATGGACGCCCTGAAGTTCTGGTACTTCACCCGAGCCAAGATCGCCGGCGTGGACGTCGACATCTCGCGCACGGGATACACGGGCGACCTGGGATACGAACTCTGGCTGCCCGCCGAGTCCGCCGAGAAGCTGTGGGACGTCTTCATGGCCGAGGGAAAGCCATTCGGCCTCAAGCCCAACGGCATGCTGGCGATGCTCACCGCCCGCGTCGAGGCGGGACTCATCATGATGGAGGGGGACTACATCAGCTGTCACAGGGCGCCGATCCCCGAGCTGAAGTACTCGCCGTTCGAGCTCGGCCTGGACTGGACGGTGAAGCTCGAGAGGGAGGGCTTCATCGGCCGCGAGGCGCTTGTCGAGGAAAAACGCAAGGGCTCGCCGAGGAAACTCGTCGGCTTCATAGTCGACTGGGACGACTATACCCGCGTCCACGAGGCCGCGGGAGTAAAGCCCGAGCTGCCGATAGTCCCCTGGGGCGAATGCGAGCGCTACGCCCTCCGGCTGGACGGAAAGCGGATCGGCTGGGCGACGAGCGCGGTCTGGTCGCCGATGATCAAGCAATACGTCGGCTTCGGGACGATAGAGACCGCCCACGCCCAGATCGGAAAAAAGCTCCATATGGACGTCGAGGTGGGGGGCGAAGACAAGCAGGTGGCGGTGACGCAGGCCAAGCTGCCCTTCTACGACCCGCCCCGCAAGCGCGCCTAG
- the cobA gene encoding uroporphyrinogen-III C-methyltransferase: MSRRGKVHLVGAGPGDPSLVTLAALRAIRRADVVVYDHLVERSLLEYARPGAELVFVGKHAAGPAGRGAGVLPQDEINAVLCEKALEGRRVVRLKGGDPFVFGRGGEEAEFLRGRGVAVEVIPGITSGHAVPAYAGIPVTHRDLASQVTFVTGHDRDTEGGVPVDWEALAGAPGTLVVLMGVRQLRRNCEKLIAGGKPEKTPAALVERGALPEQRTAVATLGTIAEESGRAGIRPPAVLVIGDVVRLRKILAWYEKKPLFGKTVVVTRHEGGAPSLARRLWALGARPIPHPTILVRPLAESAALDAAAARLGGLDWLILTSANGVRFLFERMEALGLDARALGGAKIAAIGEKTALALKKRGFLPDLVPDTYTAEGLIDAFRREGSVKGKKILLARAKKAREVLPEELKKMGADVEVLPVYETVPAPPPEAGVPWERVDAIAFTSSSTVTHLLAAYKDAPPWPREVLAACIGPVTAETASGHFKNILSAPVHTVPGLVRALAEHFKK, encoded by the coding sequence ATGAGCAGGCGCGGCAAAGTACATCTCGTGGGCGCGGGGCCGGGGGACCCTTCGCTCGTCACGCTCGCGGCGCTGCGCGCCATACGGCGGGCGGACGTCGTCGTGTACGACCACCTCGTCGAGCGCTCCCTCCTCGAATACGCGCGTCCCGGCGCCGAGCTCGTTTTCGTCGGAAAGCACGCCGCCGGCCCCGCCGGGCGGGGCGCGGGCGTCCTCCCGCAGGACGAGATCAACGCCGTCCTCTGTGAGAAGGCCCTCGAGGGAAGGCGCGTCGTGCGCCTGAAGGGCGGCGACCCCTTCGTCTTCGGGCGCGGGGGCGAAGAGGCGGAATTCCTCCGTGGTCGCGGCGTCGCCGTCGAGGTGATTCCCGGAATCACCTCGGGCCATGCCGTGCCCGCCTACGCCGGCATCCCCGTGACCCACCGGGACCTCGCCTCGCAGGTCACGTTCGTCACGGGGCACGACCGTGACACCGAGGGCGGCGTGCCCGTCGACTGGGAGGCGCTCGCCGGGGCGCCGGGAACGCTCGTGGTCCTGATGGGCGTCCGGCAGCTGAGGCGGAACTGCGAGAAACTCATCGCGGGAGGGAAGCCGGAAAAAACCCCCGCCGCGCTCGTGGAGCGGGGCGCGCTTCCGGAGCAGAGAACGGCCGTCGCGACGCTCGGGACGATTGCGGAAGAATCCGGGCGCGCCGGCATCCGCCCGCCCGCCGTCTTGGTCATCGGCGACGTCGTGCGCCTGCGGAAAATCCTGGCGTGGTACGAGAAGAAGCCGCTCTTCGGGAAAACCGTCGTGGTCACGCGCCACGAAGGAGGGGCGCCCTCGCTCGCGCGGCGGCTCTGGGCGCTCGGCGCGCGCCCGATTCCGCACCCCACCATACTCGTCCGCCCGCTCGCCGAGTCCGCCGCGCTCGACGCCGCCGCGGCCCGCCTGGGCGGCCTCGACTGGCTAATTCTCACGAGCGCGAACGGCGTGCGCTTCCTGTTCGAGCGCATGGAGGCGCTCGGCCTCGACGCCCGCGCCCTCGGGGGCGCGAAAATCGCCGCCATCGGCGAGAAGACTGCGCTCGCCCTAAAGAAGCGGGGGTTTCTCCCCGACCTGGTGCCGGACACGTACACGGCGGAGGGGCTCATCGACGCCTTCCGGCGGGAGGGAAGCGTGAAGGGCAAGAAGATTCTGCTCGCCCGCGCGAAGAAGGCGCGCGAGGTGCTCCCCGAGGAGCTCAAAAAAATGGGGGCCGACGTGGAAGTTCTTCCGGTCTACGAGACCGTGCCCGCCCCGCCTCCAGAGGCGGGCGTTCCCTGGGAGCGCGTGGACGCCATCGCCTTCACGAGCTCATCGACGGTCACGCACCTCCTCGCGGCCTACAAGGACGCGCCCCCCTGGCCGCGCGAGGTGCTCGCGGCCTGCATCGGCCCCGTCACCGCGGAGACGGCGAGTGGGCACTTCAAGAACATCCTCTCCGCGCCGGTGCACACCGTGCCCGGGCTGGTGCGCGCACTGGCGGAGCATTTTAAAAAGTGA
- a CDS encoding MFS transporter, which produces MENHRRNLFFLALVEVCWGLALGLSAAHILLPVFLRELGATALAISSIPIIVSVGHTLPQFLTPYFTAHLAEKRRLVILWHLIPPVAWLALPLYFFFVRTGPPFSRADIAAFLGFFAASSCLVGFLIPLWLNFVSRTTQPGRWGEATGILFSVQMFFASAGSFLASFLLTHGQDFPKNYALCFLLTAIGMVVGAFFFWGVREVPHPKPPPRRPFREYLVEFFRVLGREPRLRRYLAARACIQVYPALVSFYAVYAADSFGASGGDAARLSGVFLAAQMVTCYVGGRLGDRVGHMRIIVAGNVALLAGMGIIFFAGAMWHFYVASVLGGVFLSTFIVSHVNWLLRFAPEGEDNTLILSVPSVLMVPFMVACPLFLGWLVDAVSYQAALLVAMASVGAGIVLAASAVRREGSVR; this is translated from the coding sequence ATGGAAAATCACCGCCGGAACCTCTTCTTTCTCGCGCTGGTCGAAGTGTGCTGGGGCCTTGCGCTCGGGCTGAGCGCGGCGCACATCCTGCTCCCGGTCTTCCTGCGGGAACTCGGGGCGACGGCGCTCGCCATCAGCTCCATCCCGATTATCGTGTCCGTCGGCCACACCCTGCCGCAGTTCCTGACGCCCTACTTCACGGCGCACCTTGCGGAGAAGAGGCGCCTGGTCATCCTGTGGCACCTGATTCCGCCGGTGGCGTGGCTTGCCCTGCCGCTCTATTTTTTCTTCGTGCGCACGGGGCCTCCGTTCTCCCGCGCGGACATCGCCGCGTTCCTGGGATTCTTCGCGGCGAGCTCGTGCCTTGTCGGGTTCCTGATTCCTCTCTGGCTCAATTTCGTAAGCCGCACCACCCAGCCGGGGCGCTGGGGCGAGGCCACCGGGATCCTCTTTTCCGTACAGATGTTCTTCGCGTCCGCGGGGTCGTTCCTCGCGAGCTTCCTGCTCACCCACGGACAGGACTTTCCGAAGAATTACGCGCTCTGCTTCCTGCTGACGGCCATAGGCATGGTCGTGGGGGCGTTTTTCTTCTGGGGGGTGCGCGAGGTGCCGCACCCGAAGCCCCCTCCGCGCCGTCCGTTCCGGGAGTACCTCGTGGAGTTTTTCCGGGTCCTGGGCCGCGAGCCGCGCCTTCGCCGCTACCTCGCGGCGCGCGCATGCATCCAGGTCTACCCGGCGCTCGTCTCGTTCTACGCCGTCTACGCGGCCGATTCGTTCGGCGCCTCGGGAGGCGACGCCGCGCGCCTCAGCGGCGTCTTCCTGGCCGCCCAGATGGTGACGTGCTACGTGGGGGGCCGGCTGGGTGACCGCGTGGGGCACATGCGCATAATCGTCGCGGGCAACGTGGCGCTCCTCGCCGGAATGGGAATTATCTTCTTCGCCGGGGCCATGTGGCACTTTTACGTCGCCTCGGTGCTGGGCGGCGTCTTTCTGTCCACGTTCATCGTCTCACACGTCAACTGGCTTCTCCGCTTCGCGCCCGAGGGCGAGGACAACACCCTGATCTTGAGTGTCCCGAGCGTGCTCATGGTGCCGTTTATGGTCGCGTGCCCGCTGTTCCTCGGCTGGCTGGTGGACGCCGTGTCGTACCAGGCGGCGCTCCTCGTGGCCATGGCGAGCGTGGGGGCGGGGATTGTCCTCGCGGCGTCCGCGGTGCGGAGGGAGGGCAGCGTTCGATAA
- a CDS encoding DUF2958 domain-containing protein, producing the protein MPKHTTRLITEEAAKNLPGLGGSGPDRDPMLWGKIHYAGLGWTWWVSEYDPHLGIAYGLLDAYECDWGAFRLDDLESAKGKDGSRAERDDSFKPLRFSKLLEELRAKGKRI; encoded by the coding sequence ATGCCAAAACACACCACGCGTCTCATAACCGAGGAAGCCGCGAAGAATCTGCCCGGGCTGGGAGGCTCCGGGCCGGACAGGGACCCGATGCTGTGGGGGAAGATACACTACGCGGGCCTCGGGTGGACCTGGTGGGTGAGCGAATACGACCCGCATCTCGGCATCGCCTACGGCCTTCTCGACGCGTACGAGTGCGACTGGGGGGCGTTCAGGCTGGACGACCTGGAGTCGGCGAAAGGCAAGGACGGGTCGAGGGCGGAGAGGGACGACTCCTTCAAGCCCCTGCGGTTCTCCAAGCTGCTGGAAGAGCTTCGGGCGAAGGGAAAGCGGATTTAA
- a CDS encoding NYN domain-containing protein codes for MARYSILIDGFNVYHSLQPDLQTYKWLDIGRLCKSFMRANDTVVDIFYYTAFYPSHPPNPEKRKRHKTYLSALKHTGIVPVLSTFKRKERKCKECWSHYTGYEEKETDVNIAMEMFIQAFHDKADVLCVVSGDSDLAPALTAVKKTFPEKRLMVIFPPRRASRKLRKAACPHPCISLKREHIIANQFPDTIKGTDAKGREITICKPIEWKAETLKPKRRPPFLRRLRVAIRVLFTR; via the coding sequence GTGGCCCGATACAGCATCCTCATCGATGGGTTTAATGTTTACCACTCACTCCAACCCGACCTACAAACGTATAAATGGCTTGACATCGGGAGGTTGTGCAAGTCTTTTATGAGAGCTAATGACACCGTCGTAGATATTTTCTACTATACGGCGTTCTATCCATCTCACCCCCCTAATCCAGAAAAGCGCAAGCGGCACAAAACATATCTTAGCGCACTAAAACATACTGGAATAGTTCCTGTGCTTTCTACTTTTAAGAGAAAAGAAAGAAAATGCAAGGAATGTTGGAGTCACTACACGGGGTATGAAGAGAAAGAAACTGATGTAAATATTGCAATGGAAATGTTTATCCAAGCATTTCACGATAAGGCAGATGTGCTTTGTGTCGTGTCTGGAGATAGCGACTTAGCTCCAGCGCTTACGGCTGTAAAAAAAACATTTCCAGAAAAACGCCTAATGGTGATTTTCCCGCCCAGACGAGCTTCCCGCAAACTACGAAAAGCAGCTTGTCCTCATCCCTGCATATCCCTTAAACGTGAACACATCATAGCAAATCAATTTCCCGACACCATCAAGGGCACAGATGCTAAAGGAAGGGAAATCACAATATGCAAGCCTATTGAATGGAAGGCGGAAACCCTAAAGCCAAAACGCCGCCCTCCCTTTCTCCGGCGCCTTCGGGTCGCTATCCGCGTGTTATTCACGCGATAA
- a CDS encoding aminomethyltransferase family protein translates to MPIGTPFSSQTTPLCQSHSWEDWGYYYVPTHYDVGGHELEYFAIRHQAGMIDVSPLFKYRVSGPDAFRFVNRLITRDLNKCKVGQAYYAPICNDDGKVIDEGPVQRLDEQLFRVTTTRPGHRWLLLNAVGMNVKIVDESASWAALALQGPMARNVLKQVTDADLDNLKYFRIAHNAKVDGITCDVTRTGYTGDLGYEIWVPAEDAPRLYSAVMEAGKPYGVMPAGMLAMLMCRVEAGLVMTEAEYVSALDAMIPDQMYSPYELNLGWTVNLNGSEDFVGRKALMEEKRVGPRRKLVGLHVDFESFESWYDKVGLPPELPEEAWDSDETTGLWVGPDGDEDQIGKCQTLTWSPIVKKLIALGSLWEPEYAKLGTEIKIELNVEHIDRMVKATVVKTPFYDPPHKRV, encoded by the coding sequence ATGCCAATAGGAACACCATTTTCTTCGCAAACAACTCCGCTTTGTCAAAGTCACTCTTGGGAAGACTGGGGCTACTACTACGTCCCGACTCACTACGATGTCGGCGGCCACGAGCTGGAATATTTCGCCATTCGGCACCAGGCCGGCATGATCGATGTCTCGCCCCTCTTCAAGTACAGGGTCAGCGGCCCCGACGCTTTCCGCTTCGTCAACCGTCTCATCACGAGGGACCTCAACAAGTGCAAGGTGGGGCAGGCGTATTACGCCCCCATCTGCAACGACGACGGAAAGGTGATCGACGAGGGGCCCGTGCAGCGTCTCGACGAACAGCTTTTCCGCGTCACGACGACGAGGCCCGGGCATCGCTGGCTCCTGTTGAACGCCGTCGGCATGAACGTAAAAATCGTAGACGAGAGCGCCTCCTGGGCCGCCCTGGCTCTCCAGGGCCCCATGGCCCGCAACGTCCTGAAGCAGGTGACCGACGCCGACCTCGACAACTTGAAGTATTTCCGCATCGCCCACAACGCCAAGGTCGACGGCATAACCTGCGACGTCACGCGCACGGGATACACGGGCGACCTGGGGTACGAAATCTGGGTGCCCGCAGAGGACGCCCCGCGGTTGTATTCCGCCGTGATGGAAGCGGGAAAGCCGTACGGCGTCATGCCCGCCGGCATGCTGGCGATGCTCATGTGCCGCGTCGAGGCCGGACTCGTCATGACGGAGGCGGAGTACGTCAGCGCACTGGACGCGATGATTCCCGACCAGATGTACTCGCCGTACGAGCTCAACCTCGGCTGGACGGTCAACCTGAACGGGAGTGAAGACTTTGTCGGCCGCAAGGCGCTGATGGAGGAGAAGCGCGTGGGCCCGAGGAGAAAGCTGGTCGGCCTCCACGTCGATTTCGAGAGTTTCGAAAGCTGGTACGACAAGGTGGGTCTTCCGCCGGAACTGCCGGAGGAAGCCTGGGATTCAGACGAAACCACCGGCCTCTGGGTTGGCCCGGACGGGGACGAAGATCAGATCGGCAAATGCCAGACCCTGACCTGGTCGCCCATCGTGAAGAAACTCATCGCCTTGGGGTCGCTCTGGGAACCCGAGTACGCCAAGCTCGGCACCGAGATCAAGATAGAGCTTAACGTGGAGCACATAGACAGAATGGTGAAGGCGACGGTGGTGAAAACGCCGTTCTACGACCCGCCCCACAAGCGCGTCTAG
- a CDS encoding UDP-2,3-diacylglucosamine diphosphatase: MSRDAKDKEKATAFFVADCHLDEREEGLAVFEAFLRSLPGRTPALYVLGDLFNLWIGYPHLERAYHRRIVETLGMLDDEGTVVSFVEGNRDFFLREGGRDRLFARYNRDEMSVEAAGRRIALFHGDMVNVDDRLYRAWHAASKSRAASALARVLPSRLGRSFAAAAERRLRSTNLAYKARFPEAHCLRYAESKFREGHDAVILGHFHTERRYELADGTLFVMPMWGEARRYLRLGSDGTFRFEAFSGG, from the coding sequence ATGAGTCGGGACGCGAAGGATAAGGAAAAAGCGACCGCTTTCTTTGTGGCCGACTGCCACCTCGACGAGCGCGAGGAAGGCCTCGCCGTTTTCGAGGCCTTCCTGCGGTCGCTTCCCGGAAGAACGCCGGCGCTCTACGTCCTCGGAGACCTTTTCAATCTCTGGATAGGATACCCTCACCTGGAGCGGGCCTACCACAGGCGCATCGTCGAGACGCTCGGCATGCTCGACGACGAGGGAACGGTCGTCTCGTTCGTGGAGGGGAACCGCGATTTCTTTCTGCGCGAGGGCGGGCGCGACCGCCTCTTCGCGCGCTACAACCGGGACGAGATGTCCGTCGAGGCGGCGGGGCGCCGCATCGCGCTCTTCCACGGCGACATGGTCAACGTCGACGACCGCTTATACCGCGCCTGGCACGCCGCGTCGAAGAGCCGCGCGGCCTCGGCGCTCGCCCGCGTGCTGCCGTCGCGGCTCGGCCGGAGCTTCGCCGCCGCCGCGGAGCGCCGCCTGCGCTCCACGAACCTCGCCTACAAGGCGCGTTTCCCGGAGGCGCACTGCCTCCGCTACGCCGAGTCGAAGTTCCGCGAGGGACACGACGCGGTGATCCTGGGCCACTTCCACACCGAGCGCCGCTACGAACTCGCGGACGGCACCCTCTTCGTGATGCCCATGTGGGGCGAGGCGCGCCGCTATCTGCGCTTGGGTTCGGACGGGACGTTCCGCTTCGAGGCGTTCTCCGGGGGGTAG